In Drosophila yakuba strain Tai18E2 chromosome 2R, Prin_Dyak_Tai18E2_2.1, whole genome shotgun sequence, a single genomic region encodes these proteins:
- the LOC6530115 gene encoding uncharacterized protein LOC6530115: MLILVHVFHYSEAKRRLRWDCFDCQMGPQYADQMTCQIGGTRRSLLNVELKLLTELDKIKVYIKISTRFKSSTLYRKFFDITFDGCRVISDMVQGTMVSNMFNAVVKSSNQPRKCPVKEGTIYYHNISIEEALPMFVPSSQLFIQVDFYSRRQLYLNVSLRGEITE; encoded by the exons ATGTTAATACTCGTCCACGTGTTCCATTATAGCGAAGCCAAG agGCGTTTACGATGGGATTGCTTCGACTGTCAGATGGGACCGCAGTATGCTGATCAGATGACATGCCAAATTGGAGGGACTCGGCGATCCCTGTTGAATGTGGAGTTGAAGTTGCTGACGGAACTGGATAAAATTAAGGTTTACATCAAGATCTCAACGAGATTCAAGTCATCAACGTTGTACCGGAAATTCTTCGACATTACCTTCGATGGGTGTCGTGTTATTTCCGATATGGTTCAAGGAACCATGGTGTCGAACATGTTCAATGCAGTCGTCAAGTCGAGCAACCAACCACGAAAGTGTCCGGTCAAAGag GGTACCATTTACTACCATAATATAAGTATCGAAGAGGCCTTACCCATGTTTGTGCCTTCCTCCCAGTTGTTTATTCAAGTTGATTTTTACTCTCGCCGTCAGTTGTACTTGAACGTAAGCCTGAGAGGAGAGATCACTGAATAA
- the LOC6530116 gene encoding uncharacterized protein LOC6530116, whose protein sequence is MLPITWWCGIIVCSSLRIHLTDTAKLIPNMGYYIEMKEMECVGNPSYFADLYCKITPPKNRTMEASVKIMQPLSAFSGVLRVSIPNAKKVITQIFDITFDVCKVLRERKRKILIDLLVNTLEKNSNAKTWRCPFPKGKYESRNISVTDLPPMLTESEFYVNLDFFIPKVAIAMNVTLHGHLYEVAKERHRRKKYL, encoded by the exons ATGTTGCCAATAACCTGGTGGTGCGGCATTATAGTATGCAGTTCACTGCGTATACACCTTACAGATACGGCCAAGTTGATTCCA AACATGGGCTACTATATAGAAATGAAGGAAATGGAATGCGTGGGCAATCCCAGCTATTTCGCCGACCTGTACTGCAAGATCACACCTCCTAAGAACAGGACCATGGAGGCTTCTGTGAAAATAATGCAACCGCTGAGTGCCTTCAGCGGTGTACTTCGAGTATCCATACCCAATGCCAAAAAGGTCATAACCCAGATATTTGACATCACCTTCGATGTGTGCAAGGTTCTGCGGGAACGCAAGCGGAAGATCCTTATCGATCTTTTGGTCAACACTTTGGAGAAGAACAGCAACGCAAAGACTTGGAGATGTCCTTTTCCAAAG GGTAAATATGAATCGAGAAACATTTCGGTCACCGATCTGCCGCCAATGCTAACCGAGTCTGAGTTTTATGTGAACTTGGACTTCTTTATACCCAAGGTTGCCATTGCCATGAATGTCACCTTGCATGGGCATCTATATGAGGTGGCAAAGGAAAGGCACAGGCGAAAGAAATACTTGTAA
- the LOC6530117 gene encoding cuticle protein CP14.6, translating into MYKFVFLVCSALLLSYVLARPQDQRAGAASPTSTTTAATIVKQDNVNNADGSFNSSYETSNGIRVENIGYLKKIIVPKTETSDGQVIDEHEELVLVQTGSYSYSDPDGNLITLRYVADENGFQPEGDHLPVAPQ; encoded by the exons ATGTACAAGTTCGTCTTCCTCGTCTGCTCCGCCCTGCTGCTCAGCTATGTCCTGGCCAGGCCCCAGGATCAGCGTGCCGGAGCGGCCAGTCCCACGTCCACGACCACAGCTGCCACCATTGTCAAGCAGGATAATGTGAACAACGCTGACGGCAGCTTCAACAGCAG CTACGAGACCTCGAACGGAATACGCGTGGAGAACATTGGCTACCTGAAGAAGATCATCGTTCCCAAGACCGAGACCTCCGATGGCCAGGTGATCGACGAGCACGAGGAGCTAGTGCTGGTTCAGACCGGATCCTACAGCTACAGCGATCCCGATGGCAACCTCATCACCCTGCGCTACGTGGCCGATGAGAATGGATTCCAGCCGGAGGGTGACCATCTGCCCGTGGCCCCTCAATAG
- the LOC6530118 gene encoding endocuticle structural glycoprotein SgAbd-3, translated as MKYLMLIALFAVAASATDNDDPISQESNVEYNGKYHYHYELKDGSKATQDGVLKTVNADHNGESVNGKYSFVADDGKTYVVSYTADENGYQAVGDHLPTPPPTPESVLKALEYIRLHPYKTPEKKH; from the exons ATGAAATACCTAATGTTGATTGCCCTGTTTGCGGTCGCTGCTTCGGCGACGGACAACGATGACCCGATTTCCCAGGAATCCAATGTGgagtacaatggcaaataccATTACCA TTATGAGCTCAAAGACGGCTCAAAGGCTACCCAGGATGGAGTTTTGAAGACCGTGAATGCAGATCACAACGGGGAGTCGGTCAATGGAAAGTACTCGTTCGTGGCCGACGATGGAAAGACCTACGTCGTGTCCTACACGGCGGACGAGAACGGATACCAGGCGGTGGGTGACCACCTGCCCACGCCTCCACCCACGCCGGAGTCCGTTCTGAAGGCGCTGGAGTACATCCGCCTGCATCCGTACAAGACGCCCGAGAAGAAGCACTAA
- the LOC6530119 gene encoding endocuticle structural glycoprotein ABD-4, whose protein sequence is MKNFALCLLATALMSCCQAAPQKADEPIAIISQESNIEPDGSYNYAYETANGIKAEETGTLKKATSPDSSDVIIARGSVSYTSPEGNLITLNYSADDENGFQPQGDHLPTPPPIPPAIQKALDYLLSLPPAKRR, encoded by the exons ATGAAGAAC TTTGCTCTCTGTCTGCTGGCCACCGCCTTGATGAGCTGCTGCCAGGCTGCCCCCCAAAAAGCGGATGAGCCCATCGCCATCATCAGCCAGGAGTCCAACATTGAGCCAGACGGATCCTACAACTACGC cTACGAGACGGCCAATGGAATCAAAGCTGAGGAGACAGGAACCCTGAAGAAGGCCACCTCGCCGGACTCCAGTGACGTGATCATCGCCAGGGGATCGGTGTCGTACACCTCGCCCGAGGGCAACCTGATCACACTGAACTACTCCGCAGATGACGAGAACGGTTTCCAGCCACAGGGCGATCATCTGCCCACTCCGCCACCAATCCCGCCAGCGATCCAGAAGGCTCTGGACTACCTGCTCAGCCTGCCCCCGGCAAAGCGTCGTTAG